In one Bufo gargarizans isolate SCDJY-AF-19 chromosome 11, ASM1485885v1, whole genome shotgun sequence genomic region, the following are encoded:
- the LOC122921369 gene encoding LOW QUALITY PROTEIN: olfactory receptor 10G4-like (The sequence of the model RefSeq protein was modified relative to this genomic sequence to represent the inferred CDS: inserted 1 base in 1 codon) — translation MWTLSMNKNNQTLFDDFYLQGFANIEDYSLGLFFIFLFTYLLTLSGNMIIVLVVRLHLHLHTPMYFFITNLSLLEIWYISTTVPKLLDILVTHDKRVSFHLCFTQLYMFHGLGMTECALLAVMSFDRYMAICNPLRYTSIMNGRRCRLLALLCWTYGFTAATIPLSFTIRLPFCGLRHIDHYFCDLAPLLSLACINTSLNATVNGCVIGFATMFNFIIIIIMYINIIYAIAKMRSNTGRIRAFSTCSSHITVVMLIYSTAFSVYASPKGLHSVNHDKIIALVYTIFTPLLNPIIYSLXNKEVKKALKRILTQIYKKA, via the exons ATGTGGACTCTATCTATGAACAAGAACAACCAGACTTTGTTTGATGACTTCTATCTTCAAGGGTTTGCTAACATTGAGGACTACAGCCTtgggctgttttttatttttctctttaccTATTTACTCACTCTTTCTGGTAACATGATCATCGTCTTGGTAGTACGTCTTCACCTGCACCTTCACACTCCAATGTATTTCTTTATTACCAACCTATCTCTGCTGGAGATCTGGTACATATCAACTACGGTACCAAAACTTTTGGATATTCTTGTGACCCATGACAAAAGAGTTTCTTTCCATTTGTGCTTTACTCAGCTTTACATGTTCCATGGACTTGGCATGACGGAATGTGCTTTGTTAGCTGTCATGTCCTTTGATCGATATATGGCTATATGCAACCCTCTCAGATATACTAGCATCATGAATGGCAGAAGGTGTAGACTGCTAGCCCTGTTATGTTGGACTTATGGGTTCACAGCGGCAACTATACCCCTCAGTTTTACCATAAggttgccattctgtggcctacgGCACATAGACCATTACTTCTGTGACCTTGCTCCTCTGTTGAGTTTGGCCTGTATAAATACCTCTCTTAACGCTACAGTTAATGGCTGTGTGATTGGCTTTGCTACTATGTTTAACTTCATAATTATCATCATCAtgtatattaatatcatatatgcTATTGCAAAGATGAGGTCAAACACAGGAAGAATTAGGGCCTTCTCCACCTGTTCGTCTCATATCACTGTGGTGATGCTTATTTATAGCACTGCTTTTTCTGTCTATGCAAGCCCCAAAGGTTTGCACTCAGTAAACCATGACAAGATTATTGCTCTAGTATATACCATTTTCACCCCTTTACTGAACCCAATCATTTATAGTC AGAATAAAGAAGTGAAAAAAGCATTAAAAAGAATTTTAACCCAAATCTACAAAAAAGCATAG